CGAAACTCTTTGCCCGCGACCACCACGATCTGGTGCTGGTGGCGCGCAACGCGGAGAAACTGGCGCAAATCGTGCGCGACTTCGAAGCCCATTACGGCATTCGGGTGCGCGTGATGGTGAGGGATCTGGCTGCGCCGTCCGCGGCGCGGGAGATTTTCGAAGAACTGCAGCGCGACGGCCTGACCGTGGACACGTTGGTGAACAACGCCGGCTTCGGCGTCTTCGGCCTGTTTGCCGAGACCGATTTGCAAAAGAATCTCGACCTGCTCGCGGTCAATCTCACCAGCCTCACCGAATTGACCGGGCTCTTCCTGCCGCCGATGCTGAAGGCCGGGCGCGGGCGGATTTTGAATGTCGCCTCCACCGCCGGATTTCAGCCCGGGCCGTTGATGTCCGTCTACTATGCCTCCAAGGCGTATGTGGTCTCCTTCTCTGAGGCGCTGGCCGAAGAGGTGAAGAGCGGCGGCGTTACGGTGAGTTGCCTCTGTCCCGGCCCCACGGAAACCCAATTCCAGCAACATGCGGGCATGGAGCGCTCGAAGCTGTTCGAGCACGCCATGATCGACGCCGCGACGGTGGCCGAGGTTGGCTATCGCGGTATGCGGCGCGGCAAAACACTGATCATTCCCGGATTTCGAAATAAACTGCTTGTGCAGGTGGTGCGCTTTACGCCCCGCCGGCTCATTCCCCGCGTCGTGCGCTCCATGCAGGAGCAGCGGCGCAAACACACATAGTCCCTCCGCGACAATCCCACGCACACGGACCCCTTATGCGCCTCTCGCTTACTGTTCTTCTTACCTTCCTGACCGCCGCCGCCCTGTCTGCCGAAATTATCCCGCCGCGTGAATTGCACGCGGTTCGCGGTCACGACCTGCGCATTGATGGTACTTTAGAAACCGCATGGCTCTCCGGCGCCGTCGCCGACAGCTTTGTGCAGAAGCGCCCTGTAGAAGGAGCGCCGGCCACGCTGCCGACGCGCGCTTATGTGATGTATGACAATGACGCGCTGTATGTCGCCTATCTCTGTCTGGACACGGCGCCGGACAGTATCACAAGCCGTGTTCAGCGCCGCGACAACACCGACCGCTCCGACGTGGTGCAGCTCATTCTCGATACGTTCCATGACCGCCGCAACGCGTACGTCTTTACCGTCACCGCCAGCGGGGTGCAGGCGGACGGCACGATGTCCAATGAGAACATCGGCGACATGGCCTGGGACGCCATCTGGCAGTCGGCGGTGGGACGCACCGACAGCGGCTGGGTGGCGGAGATCCGGATTCCGTTTCAGAGCATCCGCCACGGGGGAGTGCAAGCGGATGGCTGGGGCATCAATCTGGTGCGCTACATTGACCGCCGGCAGGAAAGCGCTTTTTGGCAACCGGTGAACCGCGAACGCGGTTTCCGCGTCAGCGAAATGGGCTACCTGAAGGGGCTGGACCATATCGCCTCGGCGCGGCATGTGGAGGTACTGCCGCACGTGGTAGGACGCTGGGACGCTCAGGCCCCGACCAGCAGGTATTCTTCGCAGAACCGCTGGCGGAATCTGGGCATGGATGTCAAACTCGTTCCCGGCTCGGCCTGGACGATGGATCTGGCGTACCGTCCGGATTTTGCGCAGGTGGACGTGGACGACGAGATTATCAATCTCTCGGACTATCCGGTGTATGTTTCGGAGAAGCGGCCCTTCTTTCTTGAATCGAAGGAACTGTTTGACAACGCGCCGGTCGCCCTCTTTTACACGCGGCGGATCAATGATCCGGTGGGGGGAGGGAAGCTGAATGTGCAGCGGGAGAATTTCCGGGCAACGGTGCTGGCGGCGCGGGACGATGCGACGCTGTACACCGGATTGCGGGACGCGGCGGCGGGACGCGTGGTGTGGAATCTTGGCCGGGTGAGCGCGGTCGGTTTCACCGGCACGTATCTGCGGGATCGCGGCGCGTATACCGGATTGCATGCCGCCGCCGGATCGCTGGACGCGCGTATCCGCTGGCATGAACGCGACCGGCTGCTGCTGGCGGTATCGGGGGTGGATCGCAGCGGCGGCACCTCCCGGCCAGTGCAGGGCTCCGCGGATCTGTTCCACGATTTCCATTTTACCACCGCCGACGTCTCTTTCGATTATCGCGGCGCCGATTTCAACATCAATGATCTGGGCTGGGACAGCTTTTCCAACTACAGCCAGCAGCGGCTGTGGGTGGGGAAGGACTACTATCCGAAGACGTCCGTCTTTCAATATGTCGGCTACGATGTGAGCTATCGCTACCGCGCGCTGACGGACAACTCCCATCCCGAGACGTTTCTGGATTACAATCTCTATGCGACGTCACGGGAGAATATCCAGTTTCAGGCCGGATCGGAGTTCGGCAACTGGCAGCGGCGCGACTACTGGGCGGCGGTGACGCCTTACCGCGACAACTTCGGGACCTTCGCGCCGGAGTATCATCCGGTAGCCACGCATTGGCTGTGGATTGCTTCCGATCAGCGGAAGCCCGTGGAGGCGGAGGTGACCGCAACCTATGGGTCGCTCTATGAAGGGCACAAATGGTCGCTGGATCCCGATGTCACGGTCAAGGTGCGCGAAAATCTTGATTTCATGGCGGCGATGTCGTGGCAGCATGTGTGGGACTTGCAGTCGCCGACGATGCTCGAACTCGGGCTGACCAAGCGTAATGGGGACCTGAATTACGATCCCCGCGTGTGGCGGCTGCGGGCGCGCTGGTCGCCGACGCTGAACGTCTCGCTGCGCGGCACGGTGCAATGGCGCGAGGACGCCGCCACGGTACAGACCAACCTGTTGCTGGCGTGGAACTGGCGCTCGGGAAGCTGGTTCTACGTCGTCTATGACGAAGCCGGACGTCCGACCTATCCGCTGGAATTTGCCCAACCCGGCGACCGCACCTTGCGCCTGAAGTGGACGTACTATTTTACGGTGGGATAACTTCCGACCTTAACCCCCTGCTGTACGCAGCGACCGTGGGACTGAAGGGGCAACGATTCCCTTTTGAATTTTCATTTCTCATTTTTTAATTTTCCTCTATGACTTCTGAAACACAAACTCCACACGACGAACTTTCCGACGTCCTGCGTATGCGGCGCGAAAAACTGGCTAAGCTGCGCGAGATGGGCGTCAACCCGTATCCGTACCGCTTCGAGAAAGATACGCATATTCCCGATCTGCTTGCGGATTTCGACAGCAAGATCGAAACCGGGGAGCATGAAGGGCCGCAGTTTTCCATTGCGGGGCGGCTGCACGCCATCCGGCTGATGGGCAAGGCGGCGTTTTGCCACGTGCGCGACGAATTCGGGCTGATGCAGGTGTACGTGCAGCGCGACCGCGTGGGCGAGGCGGCGTTCGACGTCTTCAAGCAGCTCGACCTCGGCGACATTGTGGGCTTTCGCGGCACGGTCTTCCGCACCCGCACCAACGAGCCGTCGCTGCGGGCGCTGACCTTCGAACTGCTCTCCAAGAGCCTGCATCCGCTGCCGGTGGTCAAGGAGCGCGAGGGCCAGGTGTTCGACGCCTTTACCGACAAGGAGACGCGCTACCGCCAGCGGTATCTGGATCTGGCGGTAAATCCGGATGTGCGCGCCATCTTCCGCACGCGGGCGAAGATCATCACCGCTATTCGCGGCTTTTTAGACGCGCGGGATTATCTTGAAGTGGAGACTCCCGCGGTGCAGCCGCTCTACGGCGGCGCGCTGGCCAAGCCGTTTGTCACGCATTACAATGCGCTGGATCGCGACTTCTTTTTGCGCATTGCCGATGAACTCTATCTGAAGCGGCTGCTGGTGGGCGGCTATGAGCGCGTCTACGAGATCGCCAAGGACTTCCGCAACGAGGGCATGGACCGCTACCACAATCCCGAGTTCACCATGCTCGAGTTCTACCAGGCCTATGCGGATTTCGAAGAGATCATGAATCTTTCCGAAGAGATGTTCCGCTATGTGGCCCAGCAGGCACTGGGGACGACCGTGGTCACCTATCAGGGGACGACCGTCGACTTCGGCAAGCCGTTCCGCCGCGTGCGGTTCTATGACCTGCTGAAAGATTTCACGGGCATCGAACTGCTGGGCATCGAACTTGCCGAACTGGTGCAGATTGCCCTGAAACACCATACGCCGATTACGCGTGAGATGGGCGAGGGCAAGATCCTCGACGAGATGATGAAGACGCACGTGCGCCCGCATCTGGTCGAGCCGACGATGATCTATGACTACCCGCTGTCGCTCTCGCCGCTGGCCAAAAAGCACCGCGCAGATCCGCGCCTCGTGGAGCGATTCCAGCCGTTTGCGCTGGGGTTCGAACTGGGCAACGCCTTTTCCGAATTGAACGATCCACTGGATCAGCGCGAACGCTTCGAGGCCCAGCGCCGTCTGAAAGACGCGGGCGACGAAGAGACGCAGCCGGTGGATGAAGACTTTTTGAACGCGCTGGAGATCGGCATGCCTCCCACCGGCGGCATGGGCATCGGCGTGGACCGCCTGACGATGCTGCTCACCGACCAGACGTCCATCAGAGAAGTGATTTTGTTTCCGCAGTTGAGATCGTAGGGCTTCGATAGCACTTCTTTAATTGTCATTCTGGACACCGCTTTGTAAGGAGTAGGCGTATGGAAATAGATCCTATTCTGATGCACCGTTTGTGGCGATTAGGGGACTTGCTTGAAGTTCGCGAGGAGGAGATCGATGTGGTTGATGACGTGCGCCATGTCCTATCTCACAAAGGCATAAAGTACTGCGTGCTGGCCGAGGATGAGCTTGAGGACATACTGCTGCGGTACCACAAACGCTTGAATGGGCTCATGCCGGATTTCATGGTACAGTACATGCATCTCCCGGCGGCTCGCAAACGGATCCTTGAAGCACTGAGAGTTCAGGAGAAGCCCGCCGATGTTGACGCGGAGAGAATCCTCCTATGCACGTATGAACGCAACCTTGACGACATGATTCGGAATGGGCTTGTGGACGCCGCTCATGACATGGCCGCGCCTGACGACGAGGAGCGACCGGGGCGGTTCTTCATTTATGCCCTTTGACCCCGACCCAGAGCGGTCGCGCCGATATGTAGACCGGGAACTGGACGCCGGATGCCCCTATCCCCGGCCCTTTCCCCACTAAAGTGGAGAAAGGGAGGGGAAATGGCCGGCATCACCATGACACGTTGTGAATAGAGGAGTTTTGCAAACACCCGTATACGTTGCGATGCGCTACTTGCGCTCGCGCTCACATAGCCGGTTTATCTCGCTCATCAGTTACCTCTCCATCGGCGGGGTGACGATTGGCGTGGCGGCGCTGATTATTGTGCTCTCGGTGATGAACGGTTTCGAAACCGAAGTCCGCTCGCGGATTCTGGGCGCGGACGCACATCTGCGGCTGGGCACCTACGGGGAGCATGGCCTTCCCGATTGGCCGGAGGCGGCGCAGATTGTGCATGGCGTGCCGCACGTGGTCGGAGTGTCGCCGTACATTTTCGAAAAGGGCATGCTGCGCGTCGGCAACTCCTCGGAAGGGGTGCTGATTCGCGGCGTAGATCCCGGAACACTGGGACAGGTCAGCGAACTGCCGCAGCACATTGTGGCCGGGCGCATGGAATTTTCGCGGGGCAACCTGCCGGGAATCGTGCTGGGCCGCTTTCTGGCGGACCGCATGGCCCTGACCGTGGGCGACACCGTGGTGCTGTTTTCGCCGGCGGGGATGACCTCGACCTTCTCCGCGCCGGCGGTAAAAAAGTTTGTGATTACCGGCATATTTCAGACCGGACTGTTCGAGTTCGACGATGCCATCACCTATCTTGATGTCGACGTGGCGCGCGAACTGTTCCGCCGCGGCGACACGGTGGACGGTCTGGAAATCAAACTCGATGACATGGACGAGGCGGCGAAGGTCAAACCGCTGGTGGAAGAGAAGTTCAGCGGCCCCTATTATGTGCAGACGTGGTTCGAACTGCGGCGCACGCTGTTCTCGTGGATGAAGATCGAAAAGTGGATGTGGACGGTAATCCTCTCGCTGGTAATCATCGTGGCGGCCTTCAATATTCTGTCCACACTGATTATGGTGGCGATGGAGAAGCGGCGCGACATCGGCATTCTGAAGGCGATGGGGGCCAAGGACCGCGACGTGGCGCGGATCTTCAGCGCGCAGGGGATGATCGTCGGCGTGGTGGGCAGCCTGTTCGGCACGGCGCTGGGCTTTCTGATCTGCCTCGGCCAGCTCCGCTACAAGTGGGTGTCGCTGCCATCGGATATTTACTTTCTCGATGCTCTGCCTGTAAAGATGCAGCCGCTGGACTTTGTGCTGGTGGTCGCTATTGCGATTTTGCTGTCCTATCTTGGCGCGGTGTATCCGGCGCGGCGGGCGGCGCAACTTGTGCCCGTGGACGCCATCCGCGAAGGATGAGTGCCGCGTCTGAATCTTAGAAGCCCTTTTAACTTTGCGCATGACTACACCGGTTACCTTGCCCCATATTAGCGCCGCCTCCGCCAAAACGGAGAGCCGCCTGGTGCTGATGCTTACCGCCATTGCCCTGCTGCTGCGCCTGCCGCAGCTCGGCGCCAGCTTTTACGGCGATGAGTATTTTTCGGTATTACGCGACAGCACCTACCTGCTAACGCCGACGGAGGACCGCTTCCGCCCGTTGTTCTTCTCATTGTTGTATCTGTGGCGGAGCATCGGCTTCAGCGGGGAAGTCGGCCTGCGGCTGTTGCCGCTGCTGTTCGGTGTCGCGCAGATTCCGGTGGCATTTTTCATCGGACGCCGGCTGGGCGGTGAAAAACTGGCGCGGGCTTTTGCCGTGCTGATGGCCGCATCGCCGATGCTCATCGAATTCTCGCAGGAACTGCGGATGTATTCGATGGTAGCGCTGCTGGCTCTCTTGCAAACGCTGTGCTATCTGCGGTTGCTGGAAAGGCCCGCCTTAGCGCGCTGGCTGATGTTTGTGCTGATCGGCCTTTCTGGAGTCTACACGCATCTGCATTACTGGATCTTCCTTGCGGGGTTTGCGCTGCTGTTTCTGATGGATCGCCGCGCCTACCCGCTGTGGAAAGGGTGGGGGAGTCTGGCGGCAACGGCGGTGTTGTACCTGCCGAACATTCCGAACATCCAGCGGTTTGCGCAGGTGCGCGGCGGCGATTATGTGGTCCATCTGCCCAGCGCACTTCCCAAGCTGATCGCAGGCTTCACGCTGGGGTTCAATTACATCGAATTCGGCAGCGAAGCGGCGGGCAGGCCTGTGGGCTTTGGCGATGCCCTGCGGAATCTGCCCGTAATGCTGGTGGCGGCGGTTCCCGCGCTGTTGATTGCCTGGTCGCTGCTCAGACTGCATTTCAAAAAACCTTTTCCGCGTACGCTGATCATCGGTCATGCGCTGTTTACCGTGCCGATTCTGCTGGCGTTTGCCGCCTGCGTGGTCACCAAGCAGTATTGGCTGCAACCCAAGTATGTGATCTTCTCCGCGCCGTTTGCCCTGCTGCTGATTGCCGAAGGCTATCTGGCGCTGACCTCCACCATGCTGCGCCGGACCACGGCGGTGCTGGGAGTGGCGGTGTGCGTGGTGGCGCTGGCACATTTCTGGAATCCAAGGCATTATGGACGGCGGGAAGACTGGAGAGGTGCGGCCCAAACCCTGATGGAACGGGTGGGGCCGGAGGCACCGTTGCTCCTGCTGCCGGGGAATTATGCGCTGCTGAATTACTACAGCCCGGAAGCCGCGCATCGTGGCGAGATCGTGGACGTCGCGCGTGTGACGCAGCGTCCCGAGTCGCTGGCGGAAATGTACCACGGCAAGCAGATCTACTATCTGTGGAATGATATCCGGCGAATCGAATCCGACCCGGACGATCTGGTGCTGCGCTCGCTTATTCAGCAGTTCGGCGCGCCGCGCGATGTCACGCAGTTCAATCCGCGGATGAAGTTATACCACTGGACTTTGCCTTCTCCCAAAGCGGAGACGATTGCCCCATGAGACGCTGCTTTATCCTTCATCCTTCATCCTTCATCCTTCTCTTTGCGCTAACCGCGTTTGCGCAGATGCCGTATGATGTGGGGGATTGGACGTCGTACCGGGATTTCCGCTATGCGGTGTCGGTGGATGCGGGGTCGCATGAAGTGTTCGTCGCCACGTCGGGCGGAATATTGGAATATCAACTGTTTCGCCAGCGGTGGTATGATCCGATTGTGGTCGGCTACGGGATGAGCGAAGCGATTCCATTGGATAATCCGCTGCTGCTGCTCTTCGATGAGCAGACCGGCTATGTATGGGTGGCCACCAAGACACAACTGTTGCAGTATGATGTCAATGCCGAACGCTGGACGGTGGCCGGGCGCAACCTG
This genomic stretch from bacterium harbors:
- a CDS encoding ABC transporter permease is translated as MQTPVYVAMRYLRSRSHSRFISLISYLSIGGVTIGVAALIIVLSVMNGFETEVRSRILGADAHLRLGTYGEHGLPDWPEAAQIVHGVPHVVGVSPYIFEKGMLRVGNSSEGVLIRGVDPGTLGQVSELPQHIVAGRMEFSRGNLPGIVLGRFLADRMALTVGDTVVLFSPAGMTSTFSAPAVKKFVITGIFQTGLFEFDDAITYLDVDVARELFRRGDTVDGLEIKLDDMDEAAKVKPLVEEKFSGPYYVQTWFELRRTLFSWMKIEKWMWTVILSLVIIVAAFNILSTLIMVAMEKRRDIGILKAMGAKDRDVARIFSAQGMIVGVVGSLFGTALGFLICLGQLRYKWVSLPSDIYFLDALPVKMQPLDFVLVVAIAILLSYLGAVYPARRAAQLVPVDAIREG
- the lysS gene encoding lysine--tRNA ligase, with amino-acid sequence MTSETQTPHDELSDVLRMRREKLAKLREMGVNPYPYRFEKDTHIPDLLADFDSKIETGEHEGPQFSIAGRLHAIRLMGKAAFCHVRDEFGLMQVYVQRDRVGEAAFDVFKQLDLGDIVGFRGTVFRTRTNEPSLRALTFELLSKSLHPLPVVKEREGQVFDAFTDKETRYRQRYLDLAVNPDVRAIFRTRAKIITAIRGFLDARDYLEVETPAVQPLYGGALAKPFVTHYNALDRDFFLRIADELYLKRLLVGGYERVYEIAKDFRNEGMDRYHNPEFTMLEFYQAYADFEEIMNLSEEMFRYVAQQALGTTVVTYQGTTVDFGKPFRRVRFYDLLKDFTGIELLGIELAELVQIALKHHTPITREMGEGKILDEMMKTHVRPHLVEPTMIYDYPLSLSPLAKKHRADPRLVERFQPFALGFELGNAFSELNDPLDQRERFEAQRRLKDAGDEETQPVDEDFLNALEIGMPPTGGMGIGVDRLTMLLTDQTSIREVILFPQLRS
- a CDS encoding DUF5916 domain-containing protein, with protein sequence MRLSLTVLLTFLTAAALSAEIIPPRELHAVRGHDLRIDGTLETAWLSGAVADSFVQKRPVEGAPATLPTRAYVMYDNDALYVAYLCLDTAPDSITSRVQRRDNTDRSDVVQLILDTFHDRRNAYVFTVTASGVQADGTMSNENIGDMAWDAIWQSAVGRTDSGWVAEIRIPFQSIRHGGVQADGWGINLVRYIDRRQESAFWQPVNRERGFRVSEMGYLKGLDHIASARHVEVLPHVVGRWDAQAPTSRYSSQNRWRNLGMDVKLVPGSAWTMDLAYRPDFAQVDVDDEIINLSDYPVYVSEKRPFFLESKELFDNAPVALFYTRRINDPVGGGKLNVQRENFRATVLAARDDATLYTGLRDAAAGRVVWNLGRVSAVGFTGTYLRDRGAYTGLHAAAGSLDARIRWHERDRLLLAVSGVDRSGGTSRPVQGSADLFHDFHFTTADVSFDYRGADFNINDLGWDSFSNYSQQRLWVGKDYYPKTSVFQYVGYDVSYRYRALTDNSHPETFLDYNLYATSRENIQFQAGSEFGNWQRRDYWAAVTPYRDNFGTFAPEYHPVATHWLWIASDQRKPVEAEVTATYGSLYEGHKWSLDPDVTVKVRENLDFMAAMSWQHVWDLQSPTMLELGLTKRNGDLNYDPRVWRLRARWSPTLNVSLRGTVQWREDAATVQTNLLLAWNWRSGSWFYVVYDEAGRPTYPLEFAQPGDRTLRLKWTYYFTVG
- a CDS encoding SDR family oxidoreductase is translated as MGNSPTHLTLITGATSGIGYELAKLFARDHHDLVLVARNAEKLAQIVRDFEAHYGIRVRVMVRDLAAPSAAREIFEELQRDGLTVDTLVNNAGFGVFGLFAETDLQKNLDLLAVNLTSLTELTGLFLPPMLKAGRGRILNVASTAGFQPGPLMSVYYASKAYVVSFSEALAEEVKSGGVTVSCLCPGPTETQFQQHAGMERSKLFEHAMIDAATVAEVGYRGMRRGKTLIIPGFRNKLLVQVVRFTPRRLIPRVVRSMQEQRRKHT
- a CDS encoding glycosyltransferase family 39 protein, whose amino-acid sequence is MTTPVTLPHISAASAKTESRLVLMLTAIALLLRLPQLGASFYGDEYFSVLRDSTYLLTPTEDRFRPLFFSLLYLWRSIGFSGEVGLRLLPLLFGVAQIPVAFFIGRRLGGEKLARAFAVLMAASPMLIEFSQELRMYSMVALLALLQTLCYLRLLERPALARWLMFVLIGLSGVYTHLHYWIFLAGFALLFLMDRRAYPLWKGWGSLAATAVLYLPNIPNIQRFAQVRGGDYVVHLPSALPKLIAGFTLGFNYIEFGSEAAGRPVGFGDALRNLPVMLVAAVPALLIAWSLLRLHFKKPFPRTLIIGHALFTVPILLAFAACVVTKQYWLQPKYVIFSAPFALLLIAEGYLALTSTMLRRTTAVLGVAVCVVALAHFWNPRHYGRREDWRGAAQTLMERVGPEAPLLLLPGNYALLNYYSPEAAHRGEIVDVARVTQRPESLAEMYHGKQIYYLWNDIRRIESDPDDLVLRSLIQQFGAPRDVTQFNPRMKLYHWTLPSPKAETIAP